The Pseudobythopirellula maris genome has a window encoding:
- the sufC gene encoding Fe-S cluster assembly ATPase SufC yields MSEALRIQNLHVSVEGKPILNGVNLELKRGETHALMGPNGSGKSTLGNAIMGHPNYEVTEGSITLIAADGAETDVLEMDPSERARAGLFMAFQRPMSVPGVKLADFLRHATTNVRNPERKEGEDLIPMREFRKELKDKMGQLKMDVEFARRYVNDGLSGGEMKRAEILQMAMLKPKFAILDETDSGLDVDAVKLASQSIAEIGQAEGGDAKMGILIITHHDKLLDQNTPDYTHVILGGRIVETGGAELARELHTSGYDRVRAAHPDAAKLEEAMQEDEALTA; encoded by the coding sequence ATGTCCGAAGCACTCCGCATCCAGAACCTCCACGTCAGCGTCGAGGGCAAGCCGATCCTCAATGGCGTCAACCTCGAACTCAAGCGTGGCGAGACGCACGCGCTGATGGGGCCGAACGGCTCGGGCAAGAGCACGCTCGGCAACGCCATCATGGGTCACCCCAATTACGAGGTGACCGAGGGCTCGATCACGCTCATCGCCGCCGACGGCGCCGAGACCGACGTGCTGGAGATGGACCCGTCAGAGCGCGCCCGCGCCGGGCTGTTCATGGCGTTCCAGCGGCCGATGTCGGTGCCGGGCGTCAAGCTGGCCGACTTCCTTCGCCACGCGACCACGAATGTTCGCAACCCGGAGCGTAAAGAGGGCGAAGACCTGATCCCGATGCGTGAGTTCCGCAAGGAGCTCAAGGACAAGATGGGCCAGCTCAAGATGGACGTCGAGTTCGCTCGCCGTTACGTGAACGACGGCCTCAGCGGCGGCGAGATGAAGCGGGCTGAGATCTTGCAGATGGCCATGCTCAAGCCGAAGTTCGCCATCCTGGACGAGACCGACTCGGGCCTCGACGTCGACGCCGTCAAGCTCGCCAGCCAGTCGATCGCCGAGATCGGCCAGGCCGAGGGTGGCGACGCCAAGATGGGCATCCTGATCATCACGCACCACGACAAGCTGCTCGACCAGAATACGCCCGACTACACGCACGTGATCTTGGGCGGCCGCATCGTCGAGACCGGCGGCGCCGAGCTCGCCCGCGAGCTGCACACCAGCGGCTACGACCGAGTCCGCGCCGCGCACCCCGACGCCGCCAAGCTCGAAGAGGCGATGCAAGAGGACGAGGCTTTGACGGCCTAA
- a CDS encoding outer membrane protein assembly factor BamB family protein: MNKPLLTRRAVLALAASLLLAGPATADDWPRFRGENGQGIATGPAPPLTWSDSENLAWKLDLPGAGASSPIVLGERVFVTCYSGYGVPGEEGSMDALVRHLVCADRATGKELWRQSVPADGAEDSYEGFITEHGYASNTPVADESGVYVQHGKSGVYAYSLGGEPMWHVAVGKQSGPEGWGTAASLQLYKDSLIVNAADEGRAILALDPANGEERWRFEDPALEKAYNTPVIATTDAGEEELVVVCVGKTLGIDPDKGEQKWSVANEFSNNISPMAIAVEDKLFVTGGYRGSGMMLRPGGHGDASDTHTVWRTRELSYVATPVLLPGGRLFWVDTKGMLVVIDAETGERLVRDRLDLGGGHPVYASPVLAGDRIYVASRHDGVLVFNTAEEPELIAQNSFESDDSQVNATVAIADGQIFLRSDAALYCVGDRN; encoded by the coding sequence ATGAATAAGCCCTTGTTGACTCGCCGTGCCGTGCTGGCCCTCGCCGCTTCGCTCCTGCTCGCCGGGCCGGCGACGGCCGACGACTGGCCGCGGTTCCGCGGCGAGAACGGGCAGGGGATCGCCACGGGCCCTGCGCCGCCGCTCACCTGGAGCGACTCGGAGAACCTAGCCTGGAAACTCGACCTGCCAGGGGCCGGCGCCTCGTCGCCGATCGTCTTGGGCGAGCGGGTTTTCGTGACCTGCTACTCCGGCTACGGCGTTCCCGGTGAAGAAGGTTCGATGGACGCGTTGGTGCGGCACTTGGTTTGCGCGGACCGCGCCACGGGCAAGGAGCTCTGGCGGCAGAGCGTGCCGGCCGACGGCGCCGAAGACTCCTACGAGGGCTTCATCACCGAGCACGGCTACGCGTCGAACACGCCTGTGGCCGACGAGTCGGGGGTGTACGTTCAGCACGGCAAGTCGGGCGTGTACGCCTATTCGCTCGGCGGCGAGCCGATGTGGCATGTCGCCGTTGGCAAGCAGTCGGGCCCCGAGGGGTGGGGGACGGCGGCCAGCCTGCAGCTCTACAAAGACTCGCTGATCGTCAATGCCGCCGACGAAGGCCGGGCGATCCTGGCGCTCGATCCGGCCAACGGCGAGGAGCGCTGGCGCTTTGAGGACCCCGCGTTGGAGAAGGCGTACAACACGCCGGTCATCGCCACGACCGACGCCGGCGAGGAGGAGCTGGTGGTCGTCTGTGTCGGCAAGACCCTGGGCATCGACCCCGACAAGGGGGAGCAGAAGTGGTCGGTCGCTAACGAATTCTCCAACAACATCTCTCCGATGGCCATCGCGGTCGAAGACAAGCTGTTCGTCACCGGCGGCTACCGCGGTTCGGGCATGATGCTCCGCCCCGGAGGTCACGGCGACGCGTCCGACACGCACACCGTGTGGCGGACCCGGGAGCTCAGCTACGTCGCCACGCCGGTGCTCTTGCCCGGCGGCCGGCTTTTTTGGGTCGACACGAAGGGCATGCTGGTCGTGATTGACGCAGAGACCGGCGAGCGGCTCGTTCGCGACCGCCTCGATCTTGGCGGCGGTCATCCGGTGTACGCCTCGCCCGTGCTTGCCGGCGACCGCATTTACGTCGCCTCGCGGCACGACGGCGTGCTGGTGTTCAACACGGCCGAGGAGCCGGAGCTGATTGCCCAGAACAGCTTCGAGTCAGACGACAGCCAGGTGAACGCCACGGTGGCGATCGCCGACGGGCAGATCTTCTTGCGCAGCGACGCCGCGCTCTACTGCGTCGGCGATCGTAATTGA
- a CDS encoding DoxX family protein — MAKYGTIAICMLVALRLATGWHFYNEGMKKLEPGFSSEGFLRGAKGPMAPLYQSVLTGPHDAAKLLGQPRPYHYDAAVASKPIDESYYAAWLERIELDWDQSIQRLSRLLKDDDLIAAVRSSADSHLAQIVTAIEDQGANLESLDHESWRLEQLREEATDKPTAFMQTRVDDKSREVSGLYRSITSPVVEFENRWIEDVVRITDGAASENRVRAALAERTSLVWIDFAVTCVVLGVGVCLFLGLLTPVAGVVGALFLFSVMSTQPPWVAGAATDNLFYILVEAMALLVLAATSAGQWAGLDGLYMKANRYFNYSKTHESLPPTPAEAA, encoded by the coding sequence ATGGCGAAGTACGGCACGATCGCAATCTGTATGCTCGTCGCCTTGCGTCTGGCTACGGGCTGGCATTTCTACAACGAGGGCATGAAGAAGCTCGAGCCGGGCTTCTCGTCCGAAGGCTTCTTGCGTGGCGCCAAGGGGCCGATGGCGCCGCTCTACCAGAGCGTGCTGACCGGCCCGCACGACGCCGCCAAACTGCTTGGCCAGCCGCGGCCCTACCACTACGACGCCGCCGTCGCTTCGAAGCCGATCGACGAATCCTACTACGCCGCCTGGCTCGAGCGGATTGAGCTCGACTGGGACCAGAGCATCCAGCGGCTTAGCCGCTTATTGAAAGACGATGACCTGATTGCCGCCGTCCGCTCGTCGGCCGACAGCCACCTGGCTCAGATCGTCACAGCGATTGAAGACCAAGGCGCCAACCTCGAGTCGCTCGACCACGAGTCGTGGCGGCTCGAGCAGCTGCGTGAAGAGGCGACCGACAAGCCGACGGCCTTCATGCAAACGCGGGTCGACGATAAAAGCCGCGAGGTGAGCGGCCTGTACCGGTCGATCACCAGCCCGGTGGTCGAATTCGAGAACCGTTGGATTGAGGACGTGGTGCGGATCACCGACGGCGCCGCCAGCGAGAACCGTGTGCGGGCCGCCCTGGCCGAGCGCACCTCGCTCGTTTGGATCGACTTCGCCGTGACCTGCGTCGTGCTCGGCGTGGGGGTCTGCTTGTTCCTCGGCTTGCTCACCCCGGTCGCCGGCGTAGTCGGCGCCCTGTTCTTGTTCTCGGTGATGTCGACCCAGCCGCCGTGGGTGGCCGGGGCCGCGACCGACAACCTGTTCTACATCTTGGTCGAGGCGATGGCCCTGTTGGTGCTGGCCGCCACCTCGGCGGGCCAATGGGCCGGCCTCGACGGCCTGTACATGAAGGCCAACCGCTACTTCAACTACTCCAAAACGCACGAATCCCTTCCCCCCACACCGGCAGAGGCCGCCTAG
- a CDS encoding D-2-hydroxyacid dehydrogenase, with product MKIVLCYPVEDRHVAQIRTTLQQAGVQAEVVDAGQERIAEQLLDADIYCGHAKVPVPWPEVVAAGKLKWIQSSAAGMDHCLVPEVIASSIPVSSASGILADQVADHTMALLCGSMRSLPVFFRAQQKKEFIRRPTRDLHGSRVGIVGFGGNGRRLAEVLSPFKTRLFATDCFPEDKPEYVEELLGAEELDSLLPRVDVLILAAPLNDETRGMIDGRRLNLMPRGSFLVNMARGPLVVEEDLADALESGQLAGAGIDVTEVEPLAPESRLWEQPNLIITPHVGGQKSSRLDDMTDFFCLNLDRWFRGETPRNLVEKKLGFPLPEHANWKKAP from the coding sequence GTGAAAATTGTTCTTTGCTACCCGGTCGAAGACCGGCATGTCGCGCAAATCCGCACGACTCTGCAACAGGCCGGCGTTCAGGCCGAGGTCGTTGACGCGGGCCAGGAACGGATCGCCGAGCAGCTACTCGATGCCGACATCTACTGCGGCCACGCCAAAGTGCCCGTGCCATGGCCCGAGGTGGTCGCGGCTGGAAAATTGAAGTGGATCCAGTCGTCGGCGGCCGGCATGGACCACTGTCTCGTCCCGGAGGTGATCGCCTCGAGCATCCCGGTGTCGAGCGCATCGGGCATCTTGGCCGACCAGGTGGCCGACCACACCATGGCCTTGCTGTGCGGGTCGATGCGGAGTTTGCCCGTGTTTTTTCGGGCGCAGCAGAAGAAGGAGTTTATCCGCCGGCCGACACGCGACCTTCACGGCTCCCGGGTCGGCATTGTTGGTTTCGGCGGAAACGGTCGCCGGCTGGCCGAGGTGTTGTCGCCTTTCAAAACAAGGCTGTTCGCCACCGACTGCTTTCCTGAAGACAAGCCGGAGTATGTCGAGGAGCTGCTCGGCGCCGAAGAGCTCGACAGCCTGCTGCCGCGGGTCGATGTGTTGATCCTCGCCGCCCCGCTGAACGATGAGACACGCGGCATGATCGACGGCCGGCGGTTGAACCTGATGCCGCGCGGTTCGTTCCTGGTGAACATGGCCCGCGGGCCCCTGGTCGTTGAGGAGGATTTAGCCGACGCCCTCGAATCGGGGCAACTGGCTGGCGCCGGGATCGATGTCACCGAGGTCGAGCCGCTGGCTCCCGAGAGCCGGCTGTGGGAACAGCCCAATCTGATCATCACCCCCCACGTGGGTGGCCAAAAGTCGAGTCGGCTCGACGACATGACCGATTTTTTCTGTCTCAATTTAGACCGCTGGTTTCGCGGCGAGACTCCCAGGAACTTGGTAGAAAAGAAGCTCGGATTCCCTCTGCCAGAGCACGCGAATTGGAAAAAGGCGCCCTAG
- a CDS encoding PilZ domain-containing protein → MSAQPSPSGDSQVSQCPRCEAPFTAKPPAEGAAIEVRRCPSCSLYLYATVDADSPAGAVGELRPYHDLSSQRPAQLRKVIDDITVRRKADERRQSDRVEAKLPLVAMSVNGAFYPVSEPLRVFTSNLSISGAMINSPESFTEPLLLLDFSLSGKPGAQAVMKVLRQRPQGDTTEVAGEFLTPLNHPGLH, encoded by the coding sequence ATGTCAGCTCAGCCATCACCGTCCGGCGACTCTCAGGTCAGCCAGTGCCCTCGCTGCGAGGCCCCGTTCACGGCCAAACCACCGGCCGAAGGCGCCGCGATCGAGGTGCGCCGCTGCCCATCCTGTTCGCTGTACTTGTACGCCACGGTCGACGCCGATTCGCCGGCGGGGGCGGTGGGCGAGTTGCGTCCGTACCACGACTTGTCGAGCCAGCGTCCGGCCCAACTCCGTAAGGTGATTGACGATATCACCGTGCGTCGCAAGGCCGATGAACGCCGCCAATCGGACCGTGTCGAAGCCAAGCTGCCGCTCGTGGCGATGTCGGTAAACGGCGCCTTTTACCCCGTCAGCGAGCCGTTGCGCGTCTTTACGAGCAACCTGTCGATCTCGGGCGCGATGATCAATTCGCCCGAGAGCTTCACCGAGCCGTTGCTGCTGCTCGACTTTTCGCTGTCCGGCAAGCCCGGCGCCCAGGCGGTGATGAAAGTGCTCAGGCAAAGGCCGCAGGGCGACACGACCGAAGTGGCGGGCGAGTTTCTCACGCCGCTCAACCACCCCGGCCTGCACTAG
- a CDS encoding DinB family protein — protein sequence MPDFRTNTRYALQRTRQITEALIEVLDGDDWSHRVAPDTNSPLWIIGHLAWVDNRMAGRFRPERALDAEKVWGELFQFGTKPLDAGEYPPIDEVLAVWRERRENLLAVFDEVSDEELDAPGPPADAASPIPGAPCAGYFFLFTSQHELLHTGQLTVVRRVLGHAPLR from the coding sequence GTGCCCGACTTCCGCACCAACACGCGTTACGCCCTGCAGCGCACCCGCCAGATCACCGAGGCGCTGATCGAGGTGCTCGACGGCGACGATTGGAGCCACCGCGTGGCGCCCGACACGAACTCGCCGTTGTGGATCATCGGCCACTTGGCGTGGGTCGACAACCGCATGGCGGGCCGCTTCCGCCCCGAGCGGGCGCTCGACGCCGAGAAGGTTTGGGGGGAACTCTTCCAGTTCGGCACGAAGCCGCTCGACGCCGGGGAGTACCCGCCGATCGACGAGGTGCTGGCCGTCTGGCGTGAGCGCCGAGAGAACCTGCTCGCGGTCTTCGACGAGGTGAGCGACGAGGAGCTCGACGCCCCCGGCCCGCCGGCCGACGCCGCGAGCCCGATCCCCGGCGCCCCGTGCGCGGGGTACTTCTTCCTGTTCACGTCGCAGCACGAGCTGCTGCACACGGGGCAGCTGACCGTGGTGCGACGAGTGCTGGGACACGCGCCGCTGCGCTAA
- a CDS encoding Gfo/Idh/MocA family protein, producing the protein MDLSPEEKQIGKDNYQRVMGEGLLESRRDFLKELTLAGTVVAGGVGAAYFGYDKKLGDPVRIGIIGTGDQGNVLMGSLNPDYVTVKAIADIRPYSVHRAFHGDAYSTSALKARPGLIQTFGYANEKAAKAEIDVYQDYHELLERDDIEAVIIALPLWLHDVAAIAAMQKGKHVLTEKLMAHSVAQCKEMARVADATGTLLATGHQRHYSILYGNAVDTIKRGLIGDIHHLRAQWHRGNLPGKDSWQPPLPTEPLTKGEVDQLRREARKISDAAEQAVIEKYKIVLELDSWSRKLAEQVKPSDIALWEKKVAQKRAQLDDLDVNATKYGYQPGTVGDSYERSALEELIRWRLWNRTGGGLMAELGSHQLDAAGIFISSQFEGKTKVRPLAVSGSGQRSIFPHDRDVDDHVVCTYEYPGKGYFEDNDPTKAAADESRRILVSYSSINGNGYGGYGEVVLGTEGTLILEREQETMLYSGAKTRTSVKVGDKSNLVESYETGGGQAAVAAAAVEADVSRGYREEIEHWAWCIRNGEPSSTLHCNPKVALADAVVALTSNIAMDENRRVEFDPAWFDPDSDATPEGKAPRKAGDITIAKA; encoded by the coding sequence ATGGATCTCTCCCCCGAAGAGAAGCAGATCGGCAAAGACAACTACCAACGCGTGATGGGCGAGGGCCTGTTGGAGTCGCGACGCGACTTCCTCAAGGAACTCACTCTCGCCGGCACGGTGGTGGCTGGCGGCGTGGGCGCCGCCTACTTCGGCTACGACAAGAAGCTGGGCGACCCGGTGCGCATCGGCATCATTGGCACGGGCGACCAAGGCAACGTGCTGATGGGATCGCTCAACCCGGACTACGTTACGGTCAAGGCGATCGCCGACATCCGTCCCTACAGCGTCCACCGCGCATTCCACGGCGACGCCTACTCGACGTCGGCCCTGAAGGCCCGGCCGGGGCTGATCCAGACGTTCGGCTACGCCAACGAGAAGGCGGCCAAGGCCGAGATCGATGTCTACCAGGACTACCACGAGCTGCTGGAGCGCGACGACATCGAGGCGGTGATCATCGCCCTGCCGCTCTGGCTGCACGACGTGGCGGCGATCGCCGCGATGCAGAAGGGCAAGCACGTCCTGACCGAGAAGCTGATGGCCCACTCGGTCGCTCAGTGCAAGGAGATGGCCCGCGTGGCGGACGCCACCGGCACGCTGCTCGCCACCGGCCACCAGCGCCACTACAGCATCCTCTACGGCAACGCGGTCGACACGATCAAGCGCGGCCTGATCGGCGACATCCACCACCTGCGCGCCCAGTGGCACCGCGGCAACCTGCCGGGCAAAGACAGCTGGCAGCCGCCGCTGCCGACCGAACCACTCACCAAGGGAGAAGTGGACCAGCTCCGCCGCGAGGCACGCAAGATCAGCGATGCGGCCGAGCAAGCGGTGATCGAGAAGTACAAGATCGTTCTGGAACTCGACTCTTGGAGCCGCAAGCTCGCCGAACAGGTCAAGCCTTCCGACATCGCGCTGTGGGAGAAGAAGGTCGCTCAGAAACGAGCTCAGCTGGATGACCTTGACGTCAACGCCACGAAGTACGGCTACCAACCGGGCACGGTGGGCGACAGCTACGAACGCTCGGCGCTCGAAGAGCTGATCCGCTGGCGGCTATGGAACCGCACCGGCGGCGGCCTGATGGCCGAGCTCGGCAGCCACCAACTCGACGCCGCGGGCATCTTCATCAGTTCGCAATTCGAGGGCAAGACGAAGGTCCGCCCGCTGGCGGTGAGCGGCTCGGGGCAGCGGTCGATCTTCCCGCACGACCGCGACGTCGACGACCACGTCGTCTGCACCTACGAGTACCCCGGCAAGGGCTACTTCGAGGACAACGACCCGACCAAGGCCGCGGCCGACGAGTCACGCCGCATCTTGGTCAGCTACTCGTCGATCAACGGCAACGGCTACGGCGGTTACGGTGAGGTCGTGCTAGGCACCGAGGGGACGCTGATCCTCGAGCGCGAGCAAGAGACCATGCTCTACTCCGGCGCCAAGACGCGCACCTCGGTCAAGGTGGGCGACAAGTCCAACCTGGTCGAGAGCTACGAGACCGGCGGCGGCCAGGCGGCCGTGGCCGCGGCGGCGGTGGAGGCCGACGTGTCGCGTGGTTACCGCGAGGAGATCGAGCATTGGGCCTGGTGCATCCGCAACGGCGAGCCGTCGAGCACGCTGCACTGCAACCCGAAGGTGGCGCTGGCCGACGCCGTGGTGGCGCTCACCAGCAACATCGCGATGGACGAGAACCGTCGCGTGGAGTTCGACCCCGCGTGGTTCGACCCCGACAGCGACGCCACGCCCGAGGGCAAAGCGCCCCGCAAGGCGGGCGACATCACGATCGCTAAAGCGTAA
- a CDS encoding helix-turn-helix transcriptional regulator, with amino-acid sequence MSLATTDHDASTDGDRTILDHLRKEGTVSVGQLIELLGVTATAVRQRLTRLMGQGLIERELERGGRGRPSHRYRLTTRGLRETGDNYDDLASALWEEVRSIESPEVRLGLLKRLATKLASRLSDGDNHPEGESLAERMRRLMRLMGEREVPIEVDESGDLPVLTVLACPYPTLAEKDRAVCAMEKVMISEMLGQGVKLTECRLDGGGCCSFQPSSAGANAP; translated from the coding sequence ATGAGCTTGGCAACCACCGACCACGACGCCTCGACCGACGGCGATCGCACGATCCTCGACCACCTCCGCAAGGAGGGAACGGTCTCGGTTGGTCAGTTGATCGAACTGCTGGGCGTCACTGCCACAGCAGTCCGCCAGCGGCTCACCCGGCTGATGGGCCAGGGACTGATCGAGCGAGAATTGGAGCGTGGCGGCCGCGGCCGACCGAGCCACCGTTACCGCCTCACCACCCGTGGGCTGAGAGAGACGGGCGACAACTACGACGACTTGGCTTCAGCCCTGTGGGAAGAAGTCCGCTCGATCGAATCGCCCGAGGTGCGGTTGGGGCTGCTCAAGCGGCTTGCTACCAAGCTCGCCAGCCGCCTATCGGATGGCGACAACCATCCTGAGGGCGAGAGCCTTGCTGAGCGGATGCGTCGATTGATGCGGCTGATGGGCGAACGCGAGGTGCCCATTGAAGTCGACGAGTCGGGCGACTTGCCCGTGTTGACCGTGCTGGCGTGCCCCTACCCCACGCTCGCCGAAAAAGACCGCGCCGTGTGCGCGATGGAGAAAGTAATGATCTCCGAAATGCTGGGCCAAGGAGTCAAGCTGACCGAGTGTCGGCTCGACGGCGGCGGCTGTTGCTCGTTCCAGCCGAGTTCGGCTGGTGCGAACGCCCCCTGA
- a CDS encoding serine/threonine-protein kinase, producing the protein MSTTIIQQSRTLTFHGEPAPPRRHNELDGKYDALIQGDRLGWTEHLRLKRLLGTGGQGVVYLSERRGADGFTLPVALKFFSPERYPDERTYEEAMRRMSAIGGRVAQIQHDTLIDVQNFIERDRIRILDMEWIDGYDLDILLTPAMLERAKQRVSNTRWEYINDVIATAGPVRPRLKAGVAVSIIRECLGGLAALHREEIVHGDIKPSNIMVKRTGYPKIIDIGSAIDLNDVPAQRTCTPQYAAPEMLEREEFTPRSDLASLGYVLIELLAGRPLFAGINDYAKLLEAKRTLPQRLEEILPQEVTDSDLLMSICRKLTAPDPMLRYSTAEQADIDGQGLAEFQRSLVRGDLASEYENELRVWLEELD; encoded by the coding sequence ATGAGCACCACCATCATCCAACAGTCGCGAACGCTCACGTTCCACGGCGAGCCTGCGCCCCCGCGGCGGCACAACGAGCTGGACGGCAAATACGACGCCCTGATCCAGGGCGACCGGCTCGGTTGGACCGAGCACCTGCGGCTCAAGCGGCTGCTGGGCACCGGCGGCCAAGGCGTGGTGTACCTCAGCGAGCGGCGCGGCGCCGACGGCTTCACCCTGCCGGTGGCGCTCAAGTTCTTCTCGCCCGAGCGCTACCCCGACGAGCGGACCTACGAAGAAGCGATGCGGCGGATGTCGGCGATCGGCGGCCGGGTGGCCCAGATCCAGCACGACACGCTGATCGACGTGCAGAACTTCATCGAGCGCGACCGCATCCGCATCCTCGACATGGAGTGGATCGACGGCTACGACCTCGACATCCTGCTCACCCCCGCCATGCTCGAGCGGGCCAAGCAGCGGGTGAGCAACACCCGTTGGGAGTACATCAACGACGTGATCGCCACCGCCGGCCCGGTGCGGCCGCGGCTCAAGGCGGGCGTCGCGGTGTCGATCATCCGCGAGTGCTTGGGCGGCCTGGCCGCGCTGCACCGCGAGGAGATCGTCCACGGCGACATCAAGCCGTCGAACATCATGGTCAAGCGGACCGGCTACCCAAAGATCATCGACATCGGCTCGGCGATCGACCTGAACGACGTGCCCGCCCAACGGACCTGCACGCCGCAGTACGCGGCGCCCGAGATGCTCGAGCGCGAGGAGTTCACGCCGCGCAGCGACCTGGCGAGCCTGGGCTACGTGCTGATCGAGCTGTTGGCCGGACGGCCGCTGTTCGCCGGCATCAACGACTACGCCAAACTGCTCGAGGCTAAGCGGACCCTGCCGCAGCGGCTCGAGGAGATCTTGCCGCAGGAAGTGACCGACAGCGATCTGCTGATGAGCATCTGTCGCAAACTGACGGCGCCCGACCCGATGCTCCGCTACTCCACGGCCGAGCAGGCCGACATCGACGGCCAGGGCCTGGCCGAGTTCCAGCGTTCGCTCGTGCGAGGCGACCTGGCGAGCGAGTACGAGAACGAGCTGCGGGTGTGGCTCGAAGAACTCGATTGA
- a CDS encoding alanine/glycine:cation symporter family protein, with the protein MLLAPEAIAQQPPAEEGELADDWMEATDDWFGENLVGPMSDVLFYDFRTGPWTDAQGVEHDGWLGTSVPFVVAWLMFGAAYLTIRMGFINLRAFKHAIEVIRGRYDDSEDEGEVSHFQALCSALSATVGLGNIAGVAIAVGTGGPGATFWMILAGIFGMSSKFTECTLGQMYRRVDKDHHVLGGPMRYLKDGLSDMRLGWLGGPLAIVFAVFCLGGSFGGGCAFQVSQSMEIVKEQVPWLVDREWIYGLVMAVLVGVVIIGGIRRIAATAEKIVPLMCAVYVITAIAILVLNAEAVPHAFSLIFSEAFTPQAGYGGFLGVMVIGIKRAAFSNEAGIGSAAIAHSAAKTDHPVREGIVALLEPFIDTVVICTMTAMVIVVTGAYDTERFPEHAVLIDGDQGAVLTSKAFGTQISWFPALLAVASSLFAYSTMISWSYYGERCFTNLFGAKASLPYRLLFLVCVFLGSVITAANVKDFSDLMILSMALPNILGLLLLSGKVKVALDDYWLAYRMGDFTEQQIAAGKK; encoded by the coding sequence ATGCTGCTAGCGCCCGAGGCGATCGCCCAGCAGCCCCCCGCCGAAGAGGGGGAGCTAGCCGACGACTGGATGGAGGCGACCGACGACTGGTTCGGCGAGAACCTCGTTGGGCCGATGAGCGATGTGCTTTTCTACGACTTCCGCACGGGCCCTTGGACCGACGCCCAGGGGGTTGAGCACGATGGCTGGCTGGGGACTTCGGTGCCGTTCGTGGTGGCTTGGCTGATGTTTGGGGCCGCCTACCTGACCATCAGGATGGGTTTCATCAACCTGCGCGCCTTCAAGCACGCGATCGAAGTGATCCGAGGCAGGTACGACGATTCGGAAGACGAAGGCGAGGTTTCCCACTTCCAAGCTCTCTGCTCGGCGCTGTCTGCCACGGTGGGGCTAGGCAATATCGCCGGAGTGGCGATCGCGGTCGGCACCGGGGGCCCCGGCGCCACGTTCTGGATGATCCTCGCCGGCATCTTTGGCATGAGCAGCAAGTTCACCGAGTGCACGCTCGGACAGATGTACCGCCGCGTCGACAAGGACCACCACGTGCTGGGCGGCCCGATGCGATACCTCAAGGACGGCCTGAGCGACATGCGTCTCGGCTGGCTCGGTGGGCCGCTGGCTATTGTGTTTGCGGTCTTCTGCCTCGGCGGCTCGTTCGGGGGGGGGTGCGCTTTCCAAGTCTCCCAGTCGATGGAGATCGTCAAGGAGCAGGTCCCCTGGCTCGTCGACCGCGAGTGGATCTACGGACTCGTGATGGCGGTGCTGGTGGGCGTCGTGATTATCGGCGGCATCCGCCGCATCGCGGCCACGGCCGAAAAGATCGTGCCGCTGATGTGTGCGGTCTACGTGATCACCGCGATCGCCATCCTGGTGTTGAACGCCGAAGCGGTCCCGCACGCCTTCTCCTTGATCTTTAGCGAGGCCTTCACCCCGCAAGCGGGCTACGGCGGCTTCTTGGGCGTAATGGTGATCGGCATCAAGCGTGCGGCGTTCAGCAACGAGGCGGGCATCGGCTCGGCGGCCATCGCGCACTCGGCCGCCAAGACCGACCACCCCGTGCGTGAAGGAATCGTCGCGTTGCTCGAACCGTTCATCGACACCGTGGTGATCTGCACGATGACCGCCATGGTGATCGTGGTGACCGGCGCCTACGACACGGAAAGGTTCCCCGAACACGCGGTCCTGATCGACGGCGACCAGGGCGCCGTGCTCACCAGCAAGGCCTTCGGCACCCAGATATCTTGGTTCCCCGCGTTGTTGGCGGTCGCCTCTTCGCTGTTCGCCTACTCCACGATGATATCTTGGAGCTATTACGGCGAACGCTGCTTCACCAACCTCTTTGGCGCAAAAGCCAGCCTGCCGTACCGGCTGCTGTTCCTGGTTTGTGTGTTCCTCGGTTCGGTGATCACCGCCGCGAACGTCAAGGACTTCAGCGACTTGATGATCTTATCGATGGCGCTGCCGAACATCCTCGGCCTGCTCTTGCTCTCGGGCAAGGTGAAGGTCGCGCTCGACGACTACTGGCTCGCCTACCGCATGGGCGACTTCACCGAGCAGCAGATCGCCGCTGGCAAAAAGTGA